Within Protaetiibacter intestinalis, the genomic segment CACCTGGCCGTCGAGCCAGCTCGGGTTCGCCTCGAGCGTCTGGATGAGCGCGACGTACTGCTCGTCGGGGGTCACGAACCCGATGCGCCAGGAGGCGACGTCCGCCGTCCGGTCGATCAGCACCCGGTTCGCCCACCAGCCCTGCGGCAGCTCCGGTACCACGAGGGTGCCGTCGAAGGACGACTGGGCGTTCGCGGTCTCGGCGCGATAGTCGACCGGCTGGATGCGGGACTCGCCGCCGACGAGCCCCACGGTGAACACGATCGCGATCGCCGCGAGCAGCGACACCACGGTCGCGATGCCGAGGTTGACGGCGGTCTGGTTGGTGCGGCGCTTGGCGCTCGCGGCGGCCTTGCGGTCGGCCGTCTCCTGCGGGGTCTCGGCGCGGCCGAGCTCGGCGACGATGGGGCGACCCTGCTCGTCGCGCCCCGGTTCGCGAGGGCTCACGATTCCTCGGCGGCCGCGCGCGCGGCGTCGAGGCGTGCCTTCGCGCCCACGAGCCACTCCTCGCAGCGGCGCGCGAGCGCCTCGCCGCGCTCCCACAGGGCGAGCGACTCCTCGAGGGTGGCGGCACCCTGTTCGAGCTTCTGCACCACCTGCACGAGCTCGTCGCGGGCCTGCTCGTAGCTGAGCTCGGCGACGTCGGCGGGGGTGGCGTCGGTCATAGCAGCAGCCTAGTCGGCGGTCGCGGTCAGCTCGCCGCGCGCGACCCGGATGCGGAGGGACTGGCCCGCGGAGACCTCGTCGGCGTCCCGGATCACCGCGTCGCCCGCGCGCACGACGGCGTAGCCGCGGTCGAGCGTGCGCTGGGGCGAGAGCGCCCGCAGCTCGGCGGCGAGCCGGTGCACCGCCGTCTCCTCGCGCTCGACCCGCAGGTGCATGAGCTGCGAGCCGCGGTCGACGAGGCGGATGAGGTCTTCCGCACGCGACTGCACCATGACGCCCGGGTCGGCGAGCACGGGGCGGGTGCGGATGTTCGTGAGCCGCTCGATCTCGCCCGTCACGAGCGCCGTCACCCGCGTCATGATGCGGGCGCGCGACTGCACGACGAGCGCGAGCTCCTCGGCGACGTCGGGCACGACGCGCTTGGCCGCATCCGTGGGGGTGGAGGCGCGCAGGTCGGCGACGAGGTCGAGCAGCGGGCTGTCGGCCTCGTGCCCGATCGCCGAGACGAGCGGCGTCTCGCACGCGGCCGCCGTGCGCACGAGCTGCTCGTCGCTGAACACCAGCAGGTTCTGGAAGTCGCCGCCGCCGCGGGCGACGATGATGACGTCGACCTCCGGGTCGGCGTCGAGCGCCCGGATCGCCGCCGCCACCTCGCTCGCCGCCCGATCGCCCTGCACCGCCGCATGCCGCACCCGGAATGCGACCTGCGGCCAGCGCAGCTGGGCGTTGCGCAGCACGTCCTTCTCGGCATCCGAATCCTTGCCGGTGACGAGCCCGATGCACTGGGGCAGGAACGGCAGCGGCTTCTTGCGGTCCGCGTCGAAGAGCCCCTCGGAGCGCAGCGCCGCCTTGAGACGTTCGAGCTGGGCGAGCAGCTCGCCGAGGCCCGCGTGGCGCAGCTCGGAGGCCACCATCGAGAGGGTGCCGCCGCGCAGCCAGTAGTCGGGCTTCACGAGCGCCACCACGCGGTCGCCCTGCGCGAACTGCTCGGTGAGCCGCTGCAGCGTCGAGGACCAGACCGTGAGCGAGACGGTGACGTCCTGGTCGAGATCCTTGAGCTTCGCGTACACGACGCCGCGCGCGAGGTTCCACTGGGTGAGCTCGCCCTCGACCCACACCGAGCCGAGGCGGTCGATGTAGCCCTTGAGCTCGCCCGAGAGCCGGGCGACCGGCCACGGGGTCTCGGCGGTCGGCTTCTCGGTCACCCGGCCAGGCTACTCGGAGCCGGCGACCGTAGACTCGGGGTGTGAGCGGCATCACGAACGGCGCGCTGGGGACGACCCTCGAGGCCCCCCGCATCCCCGCCGTCCGCGGGCGGCTGCGCGACGAGCCGGTCGCGGGCGCCAAGCGCGTGCTGCTCGCCGCCCCCCGCGGATACTGTGCGGGCGTCGACCGCGCGGTGGTCGCCGTCGAGAAGGCCCTCGAGAACTACGGCGCCCCCGTCTACGTGCGCAAGCAGATCGTGCACAACGTGCACGTCGTCTCCGAGCTCGAGCGCCGCGGCGCGATCTTCGTCGACGAGGTCGACGAGGTGCCGTCCGGATCGCACCTCGTCTTCAGCGCGCACGGCGTCTCGCCCACGGTCGTGCAGGCGGCATCCGACCGCGAGCTGCTCGCGATCGACGCGACGTGCCCGCTCGTCACCAAGGTGCACCGCGAGGCCACCCGCTTCGCCAAGCAGGAGATGCAGATCCTGCTCATCGGGCACGCGGGCCACGAGGAGGTCGAGGGCACGATGGGCCACGCGCCCGAGCGCACGATCCTCGTGAACAGCCCCGCCGACGTCGACCGGATCGAGGTCGACGACCCCGAGAACCTCGTCTGGATCTCGCAGACCACCCTCTCGGTCGACGAGACCATGGAGACCGTGCGGCGGCTGCGCGAGCGCTTCCCGAAGCTGCAGGATCCCCCCTCCGACGACATCTGCTACGCCACCCAGAACCGTCAGGTCGCCATCAAGAAGGTCGCCCCGCAGGCCGACCTGGTGATCGTCGTCGGCTCGGCCAACTCCTCCAACTCGGTGCGGCTCGTCGAGGTGGCCCTCGAGCACGGCGCGAAGGCCGCCCACCGCATCGACTACGCCTCCGAGATCCGTCAGGAGTGGCTCGACGGCGTCGCCTCGATCGGGGTGTCGAGCGGCGCCTCGGTGCCCGAGGTGCTCGTGCAGGAGGTGCTCGCCGACCTCGCGGATGCCGGCTACCGCGACGTCGAGGAGGTGCGCACGGCCGAGGAGGACCTCATGTTCTCGCTCCCGAAGGAGCTGCGCCGCGACGCATCCGGCAACGCCGATACGCGCGCACTCGGCGGTCGCGCGCGCGGCTGACCCCCCGAGCGCGCCCGCATCCGGCAGAATCGGCCGGAAGAGGTCGAGGAGGCCGGCATGCGGGTGACGCTACTGCCGCGCGAGGCCGCCGCACGGGTGATCACCGGTGCGGTCGCCACGCTCGCCTGGTCGGCGGGCGCGACGGTCATCCTGCTCTCCCTCCCGGTGCTCGTCGACACGCTCGTGCGCAAGGAGCTCGTCTCGGCCCTGCCGCTGCCGCTCGTGCTGCTGCTCGTGATGCTCGCGGGCATCGGCGTGGCGCTGTGGCGGATGACGCCGCCCGTCGTGATCGCCTACCTCGTGGTGGCGAGCCTCGCCGCGGTCGGCTACGAGGTGGCCCTCATCACGGCCGATCCGGGTCTGCTCGAGCACGAGCTCTTCCTCGTCAACCGCCCCACCCTCGCCCTCGTCACGATCGGCGTCGCCGCGACCTCCGCGATCGGCGGCATCGTCTGGTGCCTGTTCGGCTTCGCGGCGGCCGGCGCCGTGTCGATCATCGTGGCGCTCATCACCGACACGCCCGTGCGACCGGGCTGGGGACCCTCGATGGCTCTGCTGCTCGCGGTCGTGCTGTACCTGACGCTCTTCGTCATCCAGGCCCGCCAGCGTCGGCGCCTGCCGCGCTTCGAGGAGCTCGAGCTCGCCACCCGGCGGCGTGCGGCGAGCGCGGACCTCGCCCGACGCACCACCGCGATCGTGCACGACACGGTGCTCAACGACCTCGCCGTGGTCATGAACGCCCCGGACGTGCTCGACGAGCGCATCCGGCAGCGTCTGCGCGACGATCTGGCGACGCTCGAGGGCGGTGCCTGGATCCGCACCACCGAGAAGGTGCCGGTGCCCGACGAGGGCCAGGCGCAGCTGCGCAACGACCTCTCGCGGCTGGCGAGCGACTTCCGCTGGCGGGGGCTCACGGTCAACGTCACGGGCGTCACCTCGGGCGTCTACATCTTCGACCCGGTCGCGGGGGAGGCCCTCGTCGGCGCGCTCGAGGCGACCTTCGAGAACGTGCTGCGGCATTCGGGGGCGTCGACCGCGAACGTCGAGATCATGTACAGCGACACCGAGGTGACCTTCATGGTCTCCGACGAGGGCGTCGGCTTCGATCCCGAATCCGTCGACGCGAGCCGGCTCGGCATCCGGGGGTCGATCGTCGGACGGATGGAGGCGGCGGGCGGCCGTGCGCAGCTCTGGTCGTCCCCGGGGGCCGGCACGACCGTGCTGCTCAGCGTGCCGGTCGCCGAGGTGCGCGAGCGCGGCACCCCCTCCAAGCACCAGGAGGCGGACTATGTCGACTAGACCCGGGAGCGCCATCCGCCTCGCCGCCCGCGACGTCGACCCCATGAGCTGGTTCACGGGGCCCTACGTGCCGCTCGTGTTCGCGGTGTTCGTGATCGTCTACGGCGGCCTGCTCTCGGCGCTCACCTGGAACGCGAGCGCCTGGCCCGCCATGCAGCTCATCGGCGTCGCGCTGTGCGCGATCGCCTGCCTGCTCATCCAGCTGCTCACCTCGCTGCGCAACCGCTTCGACTGGCAGCTCGGGGTGATCGCCGTCGTCGTGGGCGGTGCGGGCCTCGTCGTCTCGGCGTTCGGCTACTCGCGGTCGGTCTTCGCGATCGAGCTGTGGTGGGCGCCGTTCTGCTACTCGATCGTCATCGCGTGCCTCGCCCCGTACCTCGCGCCCTGGCGGATCTTCGCGTACGGCATCGCCGCACTCGTGAGCTTCGTCCCGCTCGCCTTCCTCATCGTCGACGCGCGCGTGCCCGAGTGGGGCTCGGTGTCGGTGTTCGTCATCATCGCCTCGCCCGTCGCGGTCGCGATCGCCGCGGCGACCTCCTTCGCCTACAGCGTCGTGCATCAGATGCTGCCGATCGTCGACAACCGCTCGAGCGCCATCGTCTCGGAGGCGCTCGACCCGGACCCCGAGGACGAGGCCGCCGAGCGGGCCTCGCTCGCCGGCTACACCGCCCGCGCCGTGCCGTTCCTGCACACCATCGCGGAACGCGGCACCGTCCAGCCCGCCGACCGCGCGCTCGCGGGCGAACTCGCGCGCTACCTGCGCGACGACCTCGTGTCGCGCTCCGACCTCGCCTGGCTGGGACTGCGTGCCGACGACCGG encodes:
- the xseA gene encoding exodeoxyribonuclease VII large subunit, which produces MTEKPTAETPWPVARLSGELKGYIDRLGSVWVEGELTQWNLARGVVYAKLKDLDQDVTVSLTVWSSTLQRLTEQFAQGDRVVALVKPDYWLRGGTLSMVASELRHAGLGELLAQLERLKAALRSEGLFDADRKKPLPFLPQCIGLVTGKDSDAEKDVLRNAQLRWPQVAFRVRHAAVQGDRAASEVAAAIRALDADPEVDVIIVARGGGDFQNLLVFSDEQLVRTAAACETPLVSAIGHEADSPLLDLVADLRASTPTDAAKRVVPDVAEELALVVQSRARIMTRVTALVTGEIERLTNIRTRPVLADPGVMVQSRAEDLIRLVDRGSQLMHLRVEREETAVHRLAAELRALSPQRTLDRGYAVVRAGDAVIRDADEVSAGQSLRIRVARGELTATAD
- a CDS encoding sensor histidine kinase; the encoded protein is MRVTLLPREAAARVITGAVATLAWSAGATVILLSLPVLVDTLVRKELVSALPLPLVLLLVMLAGIGVALWRMTPPVVIAYLVVASLAAVGYEVALITADPGLLEHELFLVNRPTLALVTIGVAATSAIGGIVWCLFGFAAAGAVSIIVALITDTPVRPGWGPSMALLLAVVLYLTLFVIQARQRRRLPRFEELELATRRRAASADLARRTTAIVHDTVLNDLAVVMNAPDVLDERIRQRLRDDLATLEGGAWIRTTEKVPVPDEGQAQLRNDLSRLASDFRWRGLTVNVTGVTSGVYIFDPVAGEALVGALEATFENVLRHSGASTANVEIMYSDTEVTFMVSDEGVGFDPESVDASRLGIRGSIVGRMEAAGGRAQLWSSPGAGTTVLLSVPVAEVRERGTPSKHQEADYVD
- a CDS encoding 4-hydroxy-3-methylbut-2-enyl diphosphate reductase: MSGITNGALGTTLEAPRIPAVRGRLRDEPVAGAKRVLLAAPRGYCAGVDRAVVAVEKALENYGAPVYVRKQIVHNVHVVSELERRGAIFVDEVDEVPSGSHLVFSAHGVSPTVVQAASDRELLAIDATCPLVTKVHREATRFAKQEMQILLIGHAGHEEVEGTMGHAPERTILVNSPADVDRIEVDDPENLVWISQTTLSVDETMETVRRLRERFPKLQDPPSDDICYATQNRQVAIKKVAPQADLVIVVGSANSSNSVRLVEVALEHGAKAAHRIDYASEIRQEWLDGVASIGVSSGASVPEVLVQEVLADLADAGYRDVEEVRTAEEDLMFSLPKELRRDASGNADTRALGGRARG
- a CDS encoding DUF4245 domain-containing protein, whose product is MSPREPGRDEQGRPIVAELGRAETPQETADRKAAASAKRRTNQTAVNLGIATVVSLLAAIAIVFTVGLVGGESRIQPVDYRAETANAQSSFDGTLVVPELPQGWWANRVLIDRTADVASWRIGFVTPDEQYVALIQTLEANPSWLDGQVKGASPGATVSLGGVDWTIYDRRDADDPGNVAYALVTESGASTIVLAGTADDAEFEELARAVAEELP
- a CDS encoding exodeoxyribonuclease VII small subunit is translated as MTDATPADVAELSYEQARDELVQVVQKLEQGAATLEESLALWERGEALARRCEEWLVGAKARLDAARAAAEES